In the Candidatus Electrothrix rattekaaiensis genome, one interval contains:
- a CDS encoding ABC transporter permease, whose translation MAEKKQTLAARRWRGFRKNRRGFYSLLIFSLLFGISLFAEVLSNDKPLLVKYQGEYYFPLLKAYPETVFGGDFETETDYQDPYILEKLTTDGNKVIFPLNPYSYTSINLDIGRPVPSSPSKDNILGTDDRGRDVLARLLYGFRLSVLFGFALTLIGTFLGIITGAVQGYFGGKTDLFFQRFIEIWSAMPELYLLIIFFSIFKPSVLLLLLLFSLFGWMGLSDYVRAEFLKGRNMEYVKAAKALGVGNLTIMYRHLLPNGMTPVITFLPFRMSGAILGLTSLDFLGLGVPPPTPSLGELLNQGKGNIEAWWLSLSTFIVLVGTLVLLIFIGEALREAFDPRRQ comes from the coding sequence GTGGCTGAAAAAAAACAAACACTTGCGGCCCGCAGATGGCGGGGCTTTCGGAAAAATAGAAGAGGCTTCTACAGCCTGCTGATCTTCAGCCTTTTGTTCGGGATTTCCCTTTTTGCGGAGGTCTTGAGCAATGACAAACCCTTACTGGTCAAGTATCAGGGCGAGTATTATTTCCCCTTGCTCAAGGCCTATCCAGAGACCGTGTTTGGGGGGGATTTTGAAACCGAGACTGATTATCAGGATCCCTATATTCTGGAAAAACTGACCACGGACGGAAATAAAGTTATTTTCCCCTTGAATCCGTACAGCTACACCTCTATCAATCTTGATATTGGCCGACCTGTTCCGTCTTCGCCGTCAAAAGACAATATCCTCGGGACTGACGACCGGGGCAGGGATGTTCTGGCCCGTTTACTGTACGGGTTTCGTCTGTCAGTCCTCTTTGGGTTTGCCCTGACCCTGATCGGAACCTTTCTGGGCATAATAACCGGAGCAGTCCAGGGGTATTTCGGCGGCAAAACGGATCTTTTTTTCCAGCGCTTTATCGAAATCTGGAGTGCTATGCCGGAGCTCTATCTCCTGATCATCTTTTTTTCGATTTTCAAGCCGAGTGTTCTTCTTCTCTTGTTACTCTTTTCTTTGTTCGGCTGGATGGGCTTATCCGATTATGTGCGGGCGGAATTCCTTAAAGGTCGTAATATGGAATATGTTAAGGCGGCCAAGGCCTTGGGGGTGGGCAATCTGACCATTATGTACCGTCATCTCCTGCCCAACGGCATGACCCCGGTGATCACCTTTTTGCCTTTTAGAATGTCCGGGGCCATCCTTGGGCTGACCAGTCTGGATTTTCTCGGCCTTGGTGTACCGCCACCCACCCCGAGCTTGGGCGAACTGCTGAATCAGGGCAAGGGCAATATCGAGGCATGGTGGCTGTCTCTGTCTACTTTTATCGTCTTGGTCGGAACCTTAGTTCTCCTTATTTTTATCGGTGAAGCCCTGCGAGAGGCCTTTGATCCGCGCAGGCAGTAG
- a CDS encoding FecR domain-containing protein has product MPIHISLTIKAIMIGMMLLVAISSFAVENTTSTLLQFLNTEHSPVFPLLPGSLPITDNFRPSTAAYAGTVAQLQGTAYVYHKDGTTAYKLKKDLPIFSGDTLVTAEKSSVTLQMTDATALTLAAQTKLIIEKSLPIMKGRDTVLQLFFGRLRAQVKKLAGEYIIRTMTATLSVQESDFAVAVAPAPKKRGQKERVSSGLLTAVLTGGDQSTVEMAGFFGPSMTVKPLSVAGIRTGNRAEQALYVGPTALPLLRKIGLHPEAQLLLPKNVLSKNTLPKNLLPKNFLPKNFPEKPLQTLPREPIAATDPCWNLFIKTPGTEKKQSFKVCGPEAKTPVTPSFKPSVKLPVNLWPRQQ; this is encoded by the coding sequence ATGCCAATACATATTTCTTTGACAATAAAGGCCATCATGATAGGGATGATGCTCCTTGTTGCAATAAGCAGCTTTGCCGTTGAAAACACGACCAGCACTTTACTTCAATTTTTAAACACAGAACATAGTCCTGTCTTCCCCTTATTACCAGGATCTCTTCCCATTACAGACAACTTTAGGCCAAGTACAGCCGCCTATGCCGGAACAGTTGCCCAGCTGCAAGGGACAGCCTATGTCTACCATAAAGACGGAACAACAGCCTATAAACTCAAAAAAGATCTGCCCATCTTCAGCGGTGACACCTTGGTCACCGCTGAGAAAAGCAGCGTCACCTTACAGATGACCGATGCCACTGCCCTAACCCTTGCGGCCCAAACCAAACTGATCATAGAGAAATCCCTCCCCATAATGAAGGGTCGTGATACCGTCCTACAACTTTTTTTCGGTAGGCTCCGAGCTCAGGTGAAGAAACTTGCTGGGGAATATATAATCAGAACAATGACCGCCACCCTCAGTGTGCAAGAAAGCGATTTTGCGGTGGCAGTAGCACCTGCTCCAAAGAAGAGAGGACAGAAGGAAAGAGTGTCGTCAGGATTGCTGACAGCGGTGCTTACAGGAGGGGATCAGTCAACGGTGGAGATGGCGGGTTTTTTCGGCCCTTCAATGACGGTCAAGCCCTTGTCAGTGGCCGGAATACGCACAGGAAACCGTGCCGAGCAGGCCCTGTATGTTGGACCCACTGCTCTTCCTTTGCTCCGGAAAATCGGCCTGCACCCTGAGGCCCAACTTCTTCTGCCGAAAAACGTTTTGTCGAAGAATACTCTACCGAAGAATCTTCTTCCAAAGAACTTTCTGCCGAAGAACTTTCCTGAGAAACCTCTGCAAACACTTCCTCGGGAACCTATTGCGGCCACTGATCCCTGCTGGAACCTTTTCATCAAAACTCCCGGCACAGAAAAAAAGCAATCTTTCAAGGTATGCGGACCGGAGGCAAAAACACCTGTCACGCCGTCTTTCAAGCCGTCTGTCAAGCTGCCTGTCAACCTATGGCCCAGACAGCAATAA
- a CDS encoding NnrU family protein, with translation MTLLIFGWILWCTLHSLLITGGINERIRKKGGMLLGAYRLIYSLFSALSLLPLLWYQYSLPQQVIFSWAGWLRLPQGILLIYALAMLYGGKKVYDVEYLVGIRQWRNYRRGEESPSLPFTCQGALAYVRHPWYSSGLPILWTVGPITDANLAPRIILTLYLIIGTLLEERKLVKELGEPYLRYQKQVPMLIPWRGRVRLSD, from the coding sequence ATGACGCTCCTGATTTTTGGCTGGATACTCTGGTGTACCCTGCACAGTCTGCTCATCACCGGTGGGATCAATGAACGGATCCGCAAAAAAGGTGGTATGCTGCTCGGAGCCTATCGGTTGATCTACAGCCTGTTTTCCGCCCTCAGCCTGCTTCCCCTGCTTTGGTACCAATACAGCTTGCCCCAGCAGGTGATCTTTTCCTGGGCTGGTTGGTTACGCCTTCCCCAGGGGATCCTGCTGATCTATGCGTTGGCCATGCTCTATGGCGGCAAGAAGGTCTATGATGTTGAATACCTTGTTGGAATCAGGCAGTGGCGGAATTATCGCCGGGGAGAGGAAAGCCCCTCCCTGCCCTTTACCTGTCAAGGGGCCTTGGCCTATGTGCGCCATCCCTGGTACAGCAGTGGCCTGCCCATTCTCTGGACTGTAGGACCGATCACTGATGCCAATCTAGCACCCCGGATTATCCTGACCCTTTATCTCATCATTGGCACCCTGCTGGAAGAGCGCAAGCTGGTTAAAGAATTAGGCGAGCCGTATCTGCGCTATCAGAAGCAGGTGCCTATGCTTATTCCTTGGCGGGGCCGGGTGAGATTATCCGATTGA